In one window of Arachis ipaensis cultivar K30076 chromosome B06, Araip1.1, whole genome shotgun sequence DNA:
- the LOC107647055 gene encoding uncharacterized protein LOC107647055: MTIPKKDGGLGIKDLRAQNLAFLGKKCWRLMKYPNSTLSRMFKDKYFRYTDFLYAEIGGIPSWGWRSVLEGRKVIEKGSLWKIGSGANVRIFHDPWLPPPLPFNVPQAAVTIPPTLQVYYVSALLNPDRS; this comes from the coding sequence ATGACGATACCGAAAAAAGATGGAGGGTTGGGGATCAAAGATCTAAGGGCACAAAATTTGGCCTTTTTGGGCAAGAAATGTTGGCGTCTAATGAAATACCCTAATTCTACACTGTCAAGAATGTTTAAAGAtaaatatttcagatatacaGATTTCTTATATGCAGAAATAGGAGGCATACCGTCGTGGGGCTGGAGAAGTGTTCTTGAAGGCCGCAAGGTGATTGAGAAAGGCTCGTTATGGAAAATAGGCTCTGGTGCTAATGTCCGCATATTCCATGATCCCTGGCTCCCACCACCATTGCCCTTTAATGTCCCTCAAGCTGCAGTGACAATCCCACCGACTCTGCAAGTGTATTATGTTAGTGCGCTACTAAATCCTGATAGAAGCTAG